In Psychrilyobacter piezotolerans, the genomic window CCAAGGGATGTCTGGCTAATGGGGTAGAGATGGAAAAGGGGATATTTTTCAGGGTGGAAACCAAGGGTGATACTACAGAGCTGCCGAATTCTTTAAGGAGAGATACGGTAGATAACAGGATCCTGGCAATAGCACTGTATATCAAAAATAAAGATAAGGATAAAAAAGTAGTATTGGTCTCAAAAGATATCAATATGAGAATAAAAGCAGATGCCATGGAAATACCCGTAGAGGACTACAGGAGTGACAAGATGGATCTGGAAGAACTGTATACTGGAAATATGGAGGTAGAAGTAGAGGCAGAACTTATTAAAAAATATGAGAAATCCGGAAGAATTAAATATGCAGAGATTATGCAGGAAGAGCCTCCGGCAAACTGTTTCGTAACTATGAAATACAAGGAGAAAACTCTATTCGGCAGGTACAATGAGAAGACAAAACGGATAGAGAGAATGAGCTATGGAGATGTCAGTGTATGGGGAGTTCGGGGTAGAAATGAGGAACAAAATTTTGCATTGGATCTTTTGATGGATGAAGACATCAAGGTGGTAACCTTAGTTGGAAAAGCAGGAACCGGGAAAACTTTGTTAGCGGTAGCTTCGGGATTGGAATTAGTTGTTGAGAGAAGTAAATACAAGAAATTATTTATAGCGAGACCGATAATTTCAATGGGAAAGGACCTGGGATACCTTCCGGGAAGTGAGAAAGAAAAATTAAGACCCTGGATGCAGCCTATTTTTGATAATATAGATTTTTTAGCTGCTGTCAAGGAAGACAAAGCAGGAGAAAAGGTAATAGCAGGATTAGAAGCTTTGGGATTATTAAAGATAGAAGCACTGTCCTATATAAGGGGTAGGAGTATTCCGGCAGGATTTTTAATCATAGATGAGGCACAGAATTTAACGCCCCACGAGATAAAAACCATAGTTACAAGGGCAGGAGAAGATACAAAGATAGTATTTACAGGTGATCCGTATCAAATAGATAACCCGTATCTCGATACAGAGAGTAACGGACTCACTTATTTAGCTGAAAGGTTTAGAGGTGTGGGTATATCAGGACATATTATATTGAAAAAAGGTGAAAGATCAGAGTTAGCCGAATTGGCAGCTACATTATTATAGCCCCCTAAATCTCCTCCATTATCCATGGAGGAGATTTTTTTTCTGCCATGAATCATATTTTGAAACCACTAATATCGCTAATTGTCACGAATGAAACCTTGTTTAGACATAGATTAAATGATCTCGTATTAAAGACGAAAACTTTAGAACTTTTTTGACCTTAATTTTCAATTTTCAATTTTTATTTATACTTATATTCCCCTTTTGCTATAAATTCACTGGGACCAGTCATATAGACTTCATCTTTGACTTCTATAATCAGGTCGCCTAAAGTCAGATGAACAATAACTTTAGAACTCAGGTATCCAAGGAGTTCTCCCATGACTACACTGGCACATGATCCTGTGCCACAGGCTAAGGTATGCCCTGCCCCTCGTTCCCAGGTATCCACAAGAATCTCATCAACATCTAAAATTTGGACAAAATTTACATTGGTTTTTTGTGGAAAAAGCGGGTGGTTTTCAATGGTTTTTCCAACTTCTACCAGATCGATGTTTTCTAAATTATCTACAAAAATCACAGCATGGGGGACACCCATAAGAAGAGCTGAAACCTTATAAACTTTTCCATCAACGACAATCTCTTCATTAATAAATTTTTCTTTAGAAGTGCTCATAGGAATAGACACGGGGTCTAAAAGTGGTTTTCCCATATCAACTTTTACATTGAACTTCTCATCAGGAGAGATATCAAGACTGAGTAATCCAGCCAGAGTCTCTACCTTGTAGGTAGTTCCGTCTAAAATTTTATTGTTATAGATATAGTTAGAAAAACACCTGATACCATTCCCGCACATAGATACGATACTTCCATCAGAATTAATAAATATCATTTGACACCGATCTTCTTTTTCAACTAAAACCATCATCCCATCGGCACCGATTCCAGTGTGTCTGTCACATACTTTTACAGCCAGATCAGGGAAATTTTCCTCTTTTATATTGTTTGCCATTAAATCTTTATAGTTAAAGATTATAAAATCATTTCCTAAACCATGGTATTTTTCAAATTGTATCATATGACATTCTCCTTTTTTCTTGATAATGTTATCTTATAGTTTAATTATAGTATGAGAGAACATAATATTCAACTAAATAACTGAACTTTCGCGATGGTGCACGCCTTTAAAATTCTGGAGTTTGCCCGCCTCCGGCGGGCAAACAGCTCTCTATTTTCTTTAAAATCAAAAAAATATTAAATTTTATATAAAATTTTTAAAAAAATTAAAACATAACCTCAATATTCACAGGGCTTTAACTAGCGCGAAACAATAGTAAATAATATTTTATATCCATGGCTTAATTTGATCTATATTTTTCCATATAATCTTCTATCTTATCCAGGGCTGTTTTTAAAATTTCTACAGGTTTGGTACAGGAAATTCTGAAATATCCCTCTACCCCAAAGGCTATTCCAGGAACTACAGCCACATGTTTGTTTTCAAGTAAGTCTAAGGCAAAATCCAAAGATGAAGTCAGATTAAAATTACCCAAAGAGCCGAAGATATAAAATGATCCTTTTGGCCGGAGGGTGACTATACCCATAGAGTTTAACCTGTTATATACATACTCACACCTTTTTTTATATTCTTTTGTATAGGAAGACATATCTGAACATTTAGACAGTGCGATGTATCCGCCGTATTCTGAAACTATTGAAGGTGCGGTAATGGTATATTGATGAACCTTTATCAGCTGGTCTTTAAGTTTTTTAGAGGTTAAAATATACCCTAAACGCCAGCCGGTCATAGAATGGGATTTTGAAAACCCGTTGATTAATATTATTTTTTCTTTAAGAAAGTCATATTTTCCTACGGAAATAAAGTCATCATCAAAAACAATCTCGCTGTATATTTCATCGGAGATAATATAGATATCTTTATCCCTTAAGAAGTTCATAATTTCATCTAAGTTTTTTTTAGATAAAATCATTCCCGACGGATTGTTGGGATAATTTAAGATAAGTGCCTTAGTCTTAGGGGTAAGGTGTTTTTTTAAAGTCTCCACTGTAAGCTGTAATTCATCGGTCGTGGTATCGATAAATACTGATACCCCCCCATTCAAATCTATATTGGGAAGGTATCCGGGGTAAAAAGGCAGGGGAATCAGGACTTCATCCCCTTCATTTAAGATAGCTCTCAGAGTGGTAGAGATAGCCTCAGTAGCACCTGCTGTGACAATAACCTCATCTATTTTGTAGGATGAACCATATTTAGTATTATAAAAATTTACTATCTCTTCCCTTATTTCCAGAGACCCTCCTAACATAGGGTATCCCATCCTATTATTTTTCATATAAAGGGTAGTTTCTTCTACTATTTCACAGGGGATAGGCAGATCAGGTTCTCCAACAGTGAGGTTGATAACGTCTTTATATTCCCTGCTCTTTATAGATATTTGCCTGATAAGGGAGATCTCTTTATTTATTACTTTAGGATTTATATTCATGCTGACCTCCAATTAATCTTTAACATTACTTTATAACTCTTAAATCTTCCATAATTTCAGTCTTGCCAGCAGTCTTTTCATCCTTATCTTTGATTATTCTGGCCGGGTTTCCAGCTACCACAACACCAGCAGGTACGTTTTTTATAACGATAGCTCCGGCAGCCACAACAGCTCCCTTACCGACCCTGACACCTTCCAGGATTACTGCATTAGCACCTATAACCACATCATCTTCTATGACAACAGGATCAGCACTAGGCGGTTCGATTACACCAGCCAAAACAGCCCCTGCACCGATATGACAATTTTTACCTACAGTGGCTCTGCCTCCCATGACTACATTTAAATCTATCATGGTACCGGAACCTATTTTAGAGCCGATATTTATAACAGCCCCCATCATGATAACAGCATTGTCTCCAATCTCTACCATATCTCTGATGATAGCTCCAGGTTCGATTCTGGCGTGGATATTTTTGGTATCCAACATTGGAATGGCTGAGTTTCTCCGGTCACTCTCTATATGGGAATCGGAGATTAAATGTGCGTTGGCGGTTAAAATTTCATTGACTTCGTCCCACTCTCCAAAGATTGTCTTACTGTTTTTGCATCCAAAGACTTTGCAGTTTAAGAAATCTATCCCTTCTAAATCTCCGTTAAGATAGACTTTCACAGGGGTTGATTTGGTAGAATTTTTAATATATTGAATTATTTCATGGGCGTTATTTAATTTAGTCATAAGATGTTCTCCTTTTAAAATATATTTTTTATAGTCTATGAACTGTCACGTTGCTTTTTAGTTGAAAATATCCTTCATTGTGTAGAATCCTGGATTTTGATTATAAAGCCAGGTTGCTCCCTTGAGGGCTCCATTAACAAAGATCATCTTAGAATGGGCCTCATGCTTTATCTCTATCACTTCATCCTCCCCGGCAAAGATCACGGAGTGTTCCCCCACTATACTTCCCCCACGGACTACATGGACTCCGATCTCCTCCTTCTTTCTTGGAGCAATTCCTTCCCGGCCGTAAATTAATTCCCTTTTAGAACTTAGGGTATTATTTATTTTTGTAAGGAGTGATTGTGCTGTCCCGCTGGGGGCATCGATTTTTTTATTGTGATGTTTTTCAATCAATTCAATATCCCAGTCTTCCAATGAAGAAACCAGGGTCTCTAATAATTCTGTAATCAGATTTATTCCAAGGGAGGTATTGGTTGCCTTGAGTATAGGAACCACCTGGGATGCCTTCTTTATTTTTTCCAGTTCTTCCCCGCTGTGTCCTGTGGTAGCAATCAGTGTGGGAATGTTATGAGCTGTGATCCATGGAAGAATTTTTTCCGAGTTGCTGTAATGGGAAAAATCTATCAGAACATCGGGAACAACAGAAAGATTTTCTAAAGTTTCTACGATCCTGTGGTCTTTTCCCGATGAAAAAGCATCGATTATCCCGGTTAAATTTAAGTTTTTGCTTTTATCGATGGTGTCACAGAGAAGCTTACCCATCTGTCCCCATCCGTATACTGCTATATTCAAAATACTGCCTCCTTTTAGATTAGATTTAATTTTCCCATCTCTATTTTTAAAAGCTCAAGAGATTCGGAACTCATTTCCCATAGGGGCTGCCTTACTCCTCCAACCTTTAAATTCATGAGATTCATAGCAGACTTCACAGGTATTGGGTTGGTCTCTATAAACAAAGAATTTACAAAAGCATTCAGAGAAAGCTGTAAATCTCTAGATTTAGTAAGATCTCCCTCCAGGTAAGACATCACAAGGTTATGAGTTTCCAGAGGCATGACATTTGCCAGGACAGAGATAACCCCTACACCTCCCAGGGAAAGAACAGGAACTATGATGTCGTCATTACCTGAGTAGATAGAAAAATCATTTTCACAGACTCTGGCTATCTCAGCTAAGTAGGAGATATCTCCGCTGGCTTCCTTGATCCCGACTATATTTTTATGGGCGCTCAATTCAACAACTACATCAACGGGAATATTCATTCCGGTTCTTCCTGGAACATTGTATAAGATAATAGGGATATTTACCCTGTCAGCAATGGCTGTATAATGATTGATCAATCCCTGTCTGTTGGTTTTATTGTAATAGGGAGTCACGATGAGGAGACCATCGGCTCCGGCTCTTTCACATTCAAGGCCTAATTTGATTCCGTGCCGGGTATCGTTGCTGCCGCTTCCTGCTATTACAGGAATCCTTCCCCTGACTATCTCAACACTTCTTCCGACTAATTCTATATGTTCTTCATCTGTAAGGGTAGATGCTTCACCGGTGGTGCCTGCTATTATCAGGGCATCGGTTTTATTTTCTATATGCCACTCTATGAGTTCTTCTAATTTAGTGTAATTGATACTCATATCCTCGTTGAAGGGAGTGATAAGAGCTACCCCGGATCCTTTAAAAATTCCCATAATTCCTCCTGTTTAAAAAATATTATTTTTTTATCAATAATTCAGCGATTTGCACGGTATTTGTGGCAGCTCCTTTTCTGATGTTATCGGCTACTACCCATAGATTTATTCCATTTTTCACACTGTAGTCCCTTCTGATTCTGCCTACAAATACTTCATCAAACCCGCTGGCATTTATAGGCATTGGATAGATATTGTTTTTTACATCATCCTGCAGGACAATACCTTCTTTATTTTTAAGTGCTTCTTTTAACTCACTTAGATCGAACTCTTTTTCAAACTCTAAGTTAACCGATACAGAATGACCGTTTTCCACGGGAACTCTGACACAGGTAGAAGTAATTGCCAACTCCGGTTTATTTAAAATTTTTCTGGTTTCATCGATCATCTTCAACTCTTCCTTAGTGTATCCGCTTTCTGTAAAGTCATCTATATGGGGAAGGCAGTTGAAGGCTATGGGGTAGGGGTAATTTGAAGGTTCTTTTCCTTCTATCCCATTTTTTAGATCTTCAACTCCGGCTACTCCGGATCCGGATACAGCCTGATAGGTAGAATAGATAACTCTTTTTATCCCATAGAGATCATCCAATACCTTTAGAGGAACCGCCACCTGGATGGTGGAACAATTAGGGTTAGCGATGAGTAAATTATCCTTTATTGCTTCCGGATTCACTTCCGGTACCACTAAGGGAACAGCCGGATCCATCCTCCATGCACTGCTGTTATCTATAACTGTAATCCCACAAGAAACAGCCACGGGAGCCATTTCTCTGCTCAGATCCCCTCCGGCAGAAAATAAAGCTATGTCTATCTTCTTAGAAAAAGATTCTGGTTTAAGTTCCTCTACTATATATGTTTTATTTTTAAAATTAATTTTTGTTCCACAGGATCTGGATGAGGCTAAAAGGTAGAGGTTATCTATGGGAAAATTTCTTTCCTCCAATACCTTGAGAAAGGTTCTTCCGACCATTCCGGTAGCTCCTACAATGGCAATGTTATATTTTTTCATGATCTCCTCCTAAATTGGTGTTTTTATAAATCAAATTCTCTGGCTAACATCTCAGTGGCAGTCTTTTTATGATCCTTAGAGATTGTACATGAAATACTGATCTCAGAAGTAGTTATATGATAAAAAGGAATTTTATTTTCAGCCAGAGTATTAAACACCTTGGCTGCCACACCGGAATGACTTACCATTCCAATTCCAACCAATGAAATCATGATTAAGTCAGATTTTATTTCTATGGAAATTTCCTCGAATTTATTTTTTAATTCCTCGATGGCTTTCTTTAAAAGTGATTCTTCCCTTTTAAAACAGCTAAAGGAAAGATCTAAGGTTCCTGCAGTAGTAATGTTTTGGCT contains:
- a CDS encoding aspartate-semialdehyde dehydrogenase; amino-acid sequence: MKKYNIAIVGATGMVGRTFLKVLEERNFPIDNLYLLASSRSCGTKINFKNKTYIVEELKPESFSKKIDIALFSAGGDLSREMAPVAVSCGITVIDNSSAWRMDPAVPLVVPEVNPEAIKDNLLIANPNCSTIQVAVPLKVLDDLYGIKRVIYSTYQAVSGSGVAGVEDLKNGIEGKEPSNYPYPIAFNCLPHIDDFTESGYTKEELKMIDETRKILNKPELAITSTCVRVPVENGHSVSVNLEFEKEFDLSELKEALKNKEGIVLQDDVKNNIYPMPINASGFDEVFVGRIRRDYSVKNGINLWVVADNIRKGAATNTVQIAELLIKK
- the dapD gene encoding 2,3,4,5-tetrahydropyridine-2,6-dicarboxylate N-acetyltransferase — translated: MTKLNNAHEIIQYIKNSTKSTPVKVYLNGDLEGIDFLNCKVFGCKNSKTIFGEWDEVNEILTANAHLISDSHIESDRRNSAIPMLDTKNIHARIEPGAIIRDMVEIGDNAVIMMGAVINIGSKIGSGTMIDLNVVMGGRATVGKNCHIGAGAVLAGVIEPPSADPVVIEDDVVIGANAVILEGVRVGKGAVVAAGAIVIKNVPAGVVVAGNPARIIKDKDEKTAGKTEIMEDLRVIK
- the dapB gene encoding 4-hydroxy-tetrahydrodipicolinate reductase; this encodes MNIAVYGWGQMGKLLCDTIDKSKNLNLTGIIDAFSSGKDHRIVETLENLSVVPDVLIDFSHYSNSEKILPWITAHNIPTLIATTGHSGEELEKIKKASQVVPILKATNTSLGINLITELLETLVSSLEDWDIELIEKHHNKKIDAPSGTAQSLLTKINNTLSSKRELIYGREGIAPRKKEEIGVHVVRGGSIVGEHSVIFAGEDEVIEIKHEAHSKMIFVNGALKGATWLYNQNPGFYTMKDIFN
- the dapF gene encoding diaminopimelate epimerase, with amino-acid sequence MIQFEKYHGLGNDFIIFNYKDLMANNIKEENFPDLAVKVCDRHTGIGADGMMVLVEKEDRCQMIFINSDGSIVSMCGNGIRCFSNYIYNNKILDGTTYKVETLAGLLSLDISPDEKFNVKVDMGKPLLDPVSIPMSTSKEKFINEEIVVDGKVYKVSALLMGVPHAVIFVDNLENIDLVEVGKTIENHPLFPQKTNVNFVQILDVDEILVDTWERGAGHTLACGTGSCASVVMGELLGYLSSKVIVHLTLGDLIIEVKDEVYMTGPSEFIAKGEYKYK
- the dapA gene encoding 4-hydroxy-tetrahydrodipicolinate synthase — its product is MGIFKGSGVALITPFNEDMSINYTKLEELIEWHIENKTDALIIAGTTGEASTLTDEEHIELVGRSVEIVRGRIPVIAGSGSNDTRHGIKLGLECERAGADGLLIVTPYYNKTNRQGLINHYTAIADRVNIPIILYNVPGRTGMNIPVDVVVELSAHKNIVGIKEASGDISYLAEIARVCENDFSIYSGNDDIIVPVLSLGGVGVISVLANVMPLETHNLVMSYLEGDLTKSRDLQLSLNAFVNSLFIETNPIPVKSAMNLMNLKVGGVRQPLWEMSSESLELLKIEMGKLNLI
- a CDS encoding PhoH family protein, giving the protein MRKIYILDTNVLIHDPKAMTNFEDNDVVLPIYVIEEIDKLKKESGNRGASARIAARFIDDLRSKGCLANGVEMEKGIFFRVETKGDTTELPNSLRRDTVDNRILAIALYIKNKDKDKKVVLVSKDINMRIKADAMEIPVEDYRSDKMDLEELYTGNMEVEVEAELIKKYEKSGRIKYAEIMQEEPPANCFVTMKYKEKTLFGRYNEKTKRIERMSYGDVSVWGVRGRNEEQNFALDLLMDEDIKVVTLVGKAGTGKTLLAVASGLELVVERSKYKKLFIARPIISMGKDLGYLPGSEKEKLRPWMQPIFDNIDFLAAVKEDKAGEKVIAGLEALGLLKIEALSYIRGRSIPAGFLIIDEAQNLTPHEIKTIVTRAGEDTKIVFTGDPYQIDNPYLDTESNGLTYLAERFRGVGISGHIILKKGERSELAELAATLL
- a CDS encoding pyridoxal phosphate-dependent aminotransferase, whose amino-acid sequence is MNINPKVINKEISLIRQISIKSREYKDVINLTVGEPDLPIPCEIVEETTLYMKNNRMGYPMLGGSLEIREEIVNFYNTKYGSSYKIDEVIVTAGATEAISTTLRAILNEGDEVLIPLPFYPGYLPNIDLNGGVSVFIDTTTDELQLTVETLKKHLTPKTKALILNYPNNPSGMILSKKNLDEIMNFLRDKDIYIISDEIYSEIVFDDDFISVGKYDFLKEKIILINGFSKSHSMTGWRLGYILTSKKLKDQLIKVHQYTITAPSIVSEYGGYIALSKCSDMSSYTKEYKKRCEYVYNRLNSMGIVTLRPKGSFYIFGSLGNFNLTSSLDFALDLLENKHVAVVPGIAFGVEGYFRISCTKPVEILKTALDKIEDYMEKYRSN